In Candidatus Poribacteria bacterium, the sequence CTTATGAAACTGAAATAAATATTTCGGTAATTCGGGGTTACAAACCCCTCCTACAAGTGGAACAGATTCGGGCGTACAAACCCTCCCAGATTACCAATTTAACCTGCGGCAATTGCGTCTTGTAGTGCAAGATCACCGGTATATAGCGCCCGTCCTATAATCGCACCGCTGGCACCGATCTGTTTCAAAGCGGTCACGTCAGTGAGCGACGTGACACCGCCTGAAGCGATCACATTCGCAGGGACAGCATCAATAATATCCGCTGTTGCGTCAACATTCGGTCCCTTGAGCATACCGTCGCTTTTGATGTCGGTGTAAATAAATGTTTGCACGTCTGTCATCTCTTGTGCGAATTCAACTGCAGGTTTCTGAGAGACTTCCAACCAGCCTTCTGTAGCAACCAGACCGTCTTTCGCGTCAATGCCGACAGCGATGCACTCGCCATACTTGGCACACGCCTGCTTCACTAAATCCGGTTGTTTGAGAGCAACCGTGCCTAAAATCGCACGATCTACGCCCAACGCCAAAACCGCTGCCAACTGTTCCATGCTACGGATACCGCCACCAAGTTGAACGGGTATATCAAGTGCATCCACAATCTCGCTGACGATATGGAGGTTCGCCGATTCACCTTGAAACGCACCGTCTAAATCCACGAGGTGTAAGTATTCCGCACCCTCGGCTTGCCAGCGTCGCGCCATCTCTACAGGCGCGTCCGAAAAGACGGTCTCCTGTGAGGCGATACCCTGTACCAAATTTACACATTTTCCACCGCGAAGATCTATTGCAGGTAATATTTGCAAAGTCTTTCCTTTCCGCAGTTGACGGCACAACGGAGTGTGCCTACTACTATTCATCCCGGAAGATACCGAGCAATTTCAATTGTACGATTGAGATAACAGCAATAATGAAAAAGAGCACCCAGCCGATTGTCGCCGCATAGCCGAGACGCATGAACTGAAAACCGTTTTTATAGAGATACATCACGATCGTTGACCCCGCATCCGCAGGTTCACCCCCGTTTGTCAAAATGAATGGAAGATCAAAGAGTTGAAGCGATCCAATCATAGACACGACGACAACGAAGGCTATCACAGGTCGTAGCGAAGGCAGCGTGATATGGACGAACGCCTGCCACCAGTTCGCACCGTCAACCGCTGCCGCTTCGTATAACTCCTGTCGGATCCCTTGTAGACCCGCCAAGAAATAGATCATGTTGAACCCTGCCCACTGCCAAACGCCTGTCAGGATAACAGCAGGCATCACGTAATTCTCCTCGTTTAGCCAACCGATCTCCTTCCCAAAGAGGACGAATTCTTGGTTGACCAAGCCTGCACGCTGGTCGTAGACAAGATTAAAGATAATCGCAACGAAGACACCGGCAACCAGTACCGGCGCAAAAAAGGCGAGTCTCAGGACATTTTTCCCCTTGACGAACTTGGAGTTGAGTAGAATCGCCAGCAATAAAGCAATCGGCAATTGGAGTATGAGCGTACCTACAGCAAAATAGGCGGTATTCCGAAGTGATTTCCAAAAGATAGGATCGCGGAACAGGTCTGTGAAGTTACCGAAACCGACAAATATCCGGCTTTGGAACCCACGCATCTCATAGAGACTCATCACAAGGGACGAAATAAGCGGATACCCCATAAAGACGAGAAATAATATGTAAAACGGCGCGATAAAGAGATAGGGCGCAATTTTCTGCTGTTGATTCCAAAATAGGTTCTTTGTTCGTTTCGTTTGCATAAATACTTTCTTTATCGTAAAATCCTACATGCAGCGGGTATTTCACCTATCCGATGCGGTTACAAACCGCACCTAACGGGTCTGGAAAAACGGGCATCGCTAAAGCGTTACATCTCTCCCCATCTACCTCTATCTTTTCCCATAAGGGTGCGCACCTTCTCGGCGAGGTCTGTTAACGCCTCCCTCGGTGTCTGTTTTTCTGTTACTGCAGCAAAGATCGCATCGTTGAGCAGGTCCGCTCCCTCTGACCAGTAAGGGTTCTGATAGCGTGGCGGTAAATCCGGAGCGAGTTGAATAAATAACTCGCCAAGCGGTTGCCCGCCCAAGTAAACATCAGGTTCCTTGAAGACAGGGGCATCCCATGCGGACTTGAGAGGCGGGATAATCCGTGTCGTCTCATACCGATTGACGAGACCGGATCTATCAAAATAGGTAAACTTGAGCAGTTCCCATGCGCGGTCAGGGTTTTTGGACTGCTTCGTAATCCCGACCATCGTGCCACCGCGCGTCGTCGTCCGTCTGCCCCCGGGATGCCACGCTGGCATACCAATCGCCTTCCACTTGCCAGACATCTGCGGCACCTGACTTTTGAGGATACCGACGTACCAATCGGGTGCGAGAATAGAGAGAATCTTACCGTCCTGCATCGCGGCGAAGTTGCTCGGGTCACCGTGCCATGTCCCGTATACGGGTGTCGCGATTTTATGTTCGTTGAAGAGTGCTGTGAAAAATTCTAAGGTCTCAATGGCGAGTTCACTGTCAATAATAACGTTGCCTTCCTCGTCAAAAAAACCACCCCCCTGTTGGAGGAGCAAACTAAAATAATCGCTTTCTGTCCGCCGATCTAACACAATCGCGTACTGATCAACCTCACCATCGCCATCAAGATCGCGCGTCGCTTTTTTCCCAGCAGCGATGAAGTCATCCCACGTTTCAACCGCCGTCATCTCAACACCTGACGCTTTAAAGAGGTCGTCCCGGTAAAGAAGCACCACAGGGTGCAGATCGTGCGGGATGCCGTAAATCCGTCCTCGGTAGGACCACGGTGTGAACCGACTGACGACCAACTTGTCCATCCACCCCTCGTTTTCTAAACGCGGACGCAGATCAACAAATCCGACCTCGTCGATTGCCCCTTTGAGAAACCGACCGATGGATGTAATTTCCACCTCAACGAGATCCGGGGCACCAAAATTGGATAGCATGGCAGCGAGGAGTTTATCGTGCATCGTGCCACCGAAATTGATGAGCCGGACGTTGACTCCCGGATTTTGTGCCTCAAAAATCGGGACGCGTGGCTGGTATTCTTCGTAGTGCGTGTTTGCAAAAATCCAAAACTCCAGATCTTCACCCTGTTCCTCGGAACGTCCAAAGATGAAAAGCGTGGAGATGAGAAAGAGCACCAACATTACCATCGGTCCCTTACCGAGCGGGAAACTTTCAGCATCAATCGGGAGACGAAACATAAAAACTCCAGTTTACAAAAATTGACTTGACTTTTACACTTGTAACGATTAAAATTTATCAGAATACACGCTTTTTATCAACCAACTTTTTAGTCCGACGTAGAAATCGTAAGGAATCGCGAGCACAACTCGCTCCTACATCAAAAGAAAACAAAAAAGGAGGAAAACTGAGCATGCCCACATACGACTATAAGTGTCTCGCGTGTGATGTCCGATTCGAGAAGTTTCAAGGCATCACGGCACCCGCACTTGAGGAATGTCCTGAGTGCGGCGGGAAAGTGAAACGGCTCATCGGGGCAGGGGCAGGTCTGATTTTCAAAGGATCAGGATTTTATGCTACCGATTACCGAAGTGACGGTTACAAAGAATCAGCGAAGAAAGATAAAGACGGGGCGTCGGATAAAAGTTCATCAGACAAAAGCGAGAAAAAAGAAAAGAAAACCGATACAAGTAAGGAATCAAAGCGAAAGTCTACCGACTCCGACTAAACGAAAACAGTCATAGGACCTTGGTCCCGTTCCGCTTATAGGGAGACACTTTGCATAACCACAACCACCAGCATCATCACCATCACGGCGAAGCGCACGAGCATAGCCATCAGACCCATCTACAGAAGAAATTCAAGTTTGCTGTGCTTATCACATTTTGCGTCTTCCTTGGCGAACTCATCGGCGGCATCTGGTCGGGGAGCCTTGCGCTGCTCAGTGATGCGGCACATGTGTTTTCGGATGTGGCTTCGCTTCTTATCAGCTGGTTAGCGATCTATCTCTCCACACGTCCTGCCACCTCTTCCCGGACCTATGGGTATCATCGCGCCGAAGTCTTCGCTGCTTTCGTGAACGGCGTGTCCCTCATAGCAATCTCCGGTTGGATTTTCTATGAAGCCTATCAAAGATACATGTCACCAACAGAGATAAAAGTGACTGGAATGTTTATTGTGGCGTGTCTCGGCCTTGTCGGAAATTTGCTCATCTTATGGAAGCTGCACGGTGAGAGTCACGGAAACCTCAACGTCCGAAGCGCAATGCTCCATGTAATCGGGGATACACTCTCCTCCGTTGCTGTCGTCATCGGAGGCGCGATTATTTTTTGGACAGGGTGGTCTCCGATTGATGCAATCTTGAGTTTCCTTATCGGTGGGATTATTCTCTTCGGTGCTGTAAATGTGACGAGAGAGGCGGTGCATATTCTGCTCGAAAATTCACCACGAAATGCAGACGCCGACACCGTCGCCACACATCTCCGTAGTTTAGAACCGGTCAAAGATATCCACGACCTGCACATCTGGTCGCTATGCTCCAACTATTGTGCGCTGAGTGCCCATGTTGTGGTTGACGAAAACACTACCTTAGCACCCGATCGCATTCTTGAACAGATCAACGGTGAATTGCAAGCACATTTCGGCATCAGCCACACCACGCTGCAGTTAGAACAAGTCGCCTGCGAACAAGCCGGAAATCTCCTGTGCAATGCGCAACATTCGTAGGGCCCATCTATAGCATCAAGGTTACAAACCCCTCCGACAGTTCAACCGTGCGCTGCCTTTAAGCGATGCGCTTTCCGAATTAGGTTAGCATCCTTCGCAAACTTTTGCGTCGCCTGAACGAGTCCATCTACGTGCGAAACCATATCCTTCTCTACTTGCACTATACGATCAATCAGATAAGGTTGATCGCTCTGCTCAATCGCTTTTCGCATGATAGAGAGCAGGTGCATATAGATCGTATCGGCTTCACTGCCCTCAATCGCAATCGCAATCGCAAAGGCTTCATCCAGTGAAATCTCTCCGCTATCTACCTTCCGCTCATGCACATCCAACGCGTCGGTAATTTGCTGAACGGGGACATCCGATAACTCCGTTACGGGCGAATCAATTCCGAAGGCATCAACGCATAAAGAACGTCCGAAATCCACAAGGATATAGTGCTGCCACTCTTCGGTGCTCATCTGCTCCCAAAAGCGTGCGATCCGCTCGTCAACGCTTCCCAAACGTAATGAGAGCGCAGCATAAAGTTTTGCTTGTCGCAGTTCAATATCTTGGCAAAGATTAAAAAGCTCTCCTAATGTCAAGTGTTCCTCCCTTCCCAAAGTAGTAGGCACACGCCGTTGCGCCGTAACCGACGCTAAACATGAAGCGGCAAAGTAATCGCTGTCCCGGACTGCATACTCCGCGTGACTGCCTCCGTAAACTCCATATACTTCACACCCGTGTCAAAATCCGTATGCGTAATCACCTCATTACCACGGATAGCGTTCACAAATTCTTCCTCCACGCGCCATCCACCAGCCTCTGTATCCGGTATATCAATTTCGCTCAGTTCGGCATCGCCATTCTGACCGCCGTAGAGTTTATTTCCTGAAAAGCGTAAAGTTCCGTTGCTTCCAAAGACATAAACCTCCGGTGCCCCTGCCAACCCTGCCACAGTAGAGACCTGTATATGCAGCTGCGCACCACATGCGAGATCCCCAATAACATCAATATGTTCAGGAATCCGAACGGCACGCATCACGCCATTAGCATCCGAACGCATCTTGACGAACGTCTTACCCATCGCCATAATCTGTGTCGCTTCTCCGACCCAACGCATCAACGCTTCATACCAAATGCCCATGCTCATGATGTTAAGTCCACTGAGATCAAAATCTTGCCGCCACTGGAGCGGTGATTCGCTGTCCAGAAATGCTCCGCCTGCGCGTGCTTCAATAGCGAGCACATCCCCGATATAGCCTTCCGCGATGAGTCGTTTTATGGTGTTATCCACCCTTAGCGTCATTGGCGAAGGGACAATCTGCGCGATGAGATGTGTTTTTTGACACGATGCTATGCGCATGATATGTGCTTCTTTGGCGTTCATTGCCATCCGTGCTTCGCACATCACGTGCTTATCTGCCCGAAGTGCTCCTACGGTTGCCTGGCAGTGCATATAGGGCCATGTCCCGATGACAATCGCATTCGTATCTGGATCCGCGATAGCGTCCTGCCAATTGCCGTAGGTTTTCGGAATACCGAACGCATCCGCCACCCGTTGTGAAGATTCCTGACTCCGATTGCAGACCCCAATAATCTCAACACCTTCGATCGCTTGCAATCCCGGAATATGCCGTGATCTCGTATTCCCACCCGCACCGATGATACCGACTTTAACTGTTTCTTGTGCCACTGAATTTGCTCCTTCCATTTTTTGTCTCGCGTCATCTATCTTAGCAGAAGTTCAGGGAAATGTCAAGAAGTTTTCAGTTTTCCTTTCATGGGTGTGTAAATATTTTGTCAATTGTTGTCAGCGTTTCTATGAAAGTTATGAAATTTCACAGTAAGGATCTTAAAAATCTGTATAAGGACCGCCACGGAGTCAGGTGGGGCATAAGTTTTCACGGTATTGTGAATCCTGTTATTTTTTTCATACCTGTGAAATTAGGGTTTTAGGGTTCTGGTAGTTTTGCTTACAAACTTAGTGGTGGTATGTGTTTACGGGTGTTTCTATTTTTGGCACTTAGAACGAGTTACTGTGAATTTTTTGTTGATTCGTCTAAGGTTATCGGATTGTTGTTTTCCTGCCTGTTGTTACCTTGTTAGGATGTGATCCGCTGCACATTGGATGGCGGAGTTTATACTATTATTACATAACTAAAAAAAGTTATTATGTGTTATGTATATTAAAAAGAGAAGGAAATGCCTACTGCTTTTTTATCGAACAAGAAAAGTGACTTGGCAATGCTTAGGAGGTAGGCATTTTGGGTTCCTTGCTGCGAGATGTGCAGAAATCGGCGTATTTCACGCCTTGTTTCATTCGCTTTTTCTGTCGCCGCATCATGAATTCCATATAGGTTTCCAAGTCCCCGAAGATAGAGACGAGACGTGCTTTGGCTTGTCGAATGTCTTCCACTGGATCCTTACACATTAGAGTCCTTCCATATGTTTATAGATTGTTCGTAGAGATGCTTGGCGTGTTGGTTCCTATCTCAACTCTTCATCAGCTTTCGCCAACAAGAGAATATTTGATGGTGCGCCCTCTTGCCACTTTAACCACCCCCTTGAACTGTTTTACTATGCTAATTCCCCTCATTTTCCAACCATTGTGCTACCAACAAAGTATAATCATTAAATATCAACTCTTCAACTATTAGCTGCCCCTCTTTTGCCATTTGAGGCAATTTTTCCTTAAATTTTTGGTAACGTTCCCAAACAATGCCTCCACTTGGAATTGCTTCACGTCTTGAGGCAGCGCGGAGCCAATTTCGGACGCGTGTTATAACTGCTCTGGAACTGTTGTTATGTGCCTGAATATCCTGACCGGCAATATCTGAAATAAGGCTAACCGGCATCCAGCTTAACCTTCGACTTCTTCCCACCGTGAATACTCGGTTCTTGACATAGCATTTTGCGAAGCAGCGCAAGTCCTTCATGCACATCAGGACGCTCCACCTCCGTAATAC encodes:
- the hisA gene encoding 1-(5-phosphoribosyl)-5-[(5-phosphoribosylamino)methylideneamino]imidazole-4-carboxamide isomerase; the encoded protein is MQILPAIDLRGGKCVNLVQGIASQETVFSDAPVEMARRWQAEGAEYLHLVDLDGAFQGESANLHIVSEIVDALDIPVQLGGGIRSMEQLAAVLALGVDRAILGTVALKQPDLVKQACAKYGECIAVGIDAKDGLVATEGWLEVSQKPAVEFAQEMTDVQTFIYTDIKSDGMLKGPNVDATADIIDAVPANVIASGGVTSLTDVTALKQIGASGAIIGRALYTGDLALQDAIAAG
- a CDS encoding sugar ABC transporter permease codes for the protein MQTKRTKNLFWNQQQKIAPYLFIAPFYILFLVFMGYPLISSLVMSLYEMRGFQSRIFVGFGNFTDLFRDPIFWKSLRNTAYFAVGTLILQLPIALLLAILLNSKFVKGKNVLRLAFFAPVLVAGVFVAIIFNLVYDQRAGLVNQEFVLFGKEIGWLNEENYVMPAVILTGVWQWAGFNMIYFLAGLQGIRQELYEAAAVDGANWWQAFVHITLPSLRPVIAFVVVVSMIGSLQLFDLPFILTNGGEPADAGSTIVMYLYKNGFQFMRLGYAATIGWVLFFIIAVISIVQLKLLGIFRDE
- a CDS encoding sugar ABC transporter substrate-binding protein, yielding MFRLPIDAESFPLGKGPMVMLVLFLISTLFIFGRSEEQGEDLEFWIFANTHYEEYQPRVPIFEAQNPGVNVRLINFGGTMHDKLLAAMLSNFGAPDLVEVEITSIGRFLKGAIDEVGFVDLRPRLENEGWMDKLVVSRFTPWSYRGRIYGIPHDLHPVVLLYRDDLFKASGVEMTAVETWDDFIAAGKKATRDLDGDGEVDQYAIVLDRRTESDYFSLLLQQGGGFFDEEGNVIIDSELAIETLEFFTALFNEHKIATPVYGTWHGDPSNFAAMQDGKILSILAPDWYVGILKSQVPQMSGKWKAIGMPAWHPGGRRTTTRGGTMVGITKQSKNPDRAWELLKFTYFDRSGLVNRYETTRIIPPLKSAWDAPVFKEPDVYLGGQPLGELFIQLAPDLPPRYQNPYWSEGADLLNDAIFAAVTEKQTPREALTDLAEKVRTLMGKDRGRWGEM
- a CDS encoding zinc ribbon domain-containing protein, encoding MPTYDYKCLACDVRFEKFQGITAPALEECPECGGKVKRLIGAGAGLIFKGSGFYATDYRSDGYKESAKKDKDGASDKSSSDKSEKKEKKTDTSKESKRKSTDSD
- a CDS encoding cation diffusion facilitator family transporter, yielding MHNHNHQHHHHHGEAHEHSHQTHLQKKFKFAVLITFCVFLGELIGGIWSGSLALLSDAAHVFSDVASLLISWLAIYLSTRPATSSRTYGYHRAEVFAAFVNGVSLIAISGWIFYEAYQRYMSPTEIKVTGMFIVACLGLVGNLLILWKLHGESHGNLNVRSAMLHVIGDTLSSVAVVIGGAIIFWTGWSPIDAILSFLIGGIILFGAVNVTREAVHILLENSPRNADADTVATHLRSLEPVKDIHDLHIWSLCSNYCALSAHVVVDENTTLAPDRILEQINGELQAHFGISHTTLQLEQVACEQAGNLLCNAQHS
- a CDS encoding Gfo/Idh/MocA family oxidoreductase, with translation MAQETVKVGIIGAGGNTRSRHIPGLQAIEGVEIIGVCNRSQESSQRVADAFGIPKTYGNWQDAIADPDTNAIVIGTWPYMHCQATVGALRADKHVMCEARMAMNAKEAHIMRIASCQKTHLIAQIVPSPMTLRVDNTIKRLIAEGYIGDVLAIEARAGGAFLDSESPLQWRQDFDLSGLNIMSMGIWYEALMRWVGEATQIMAMGKTFVKMRSDANGVMRAVRIPEHIDVIGDLACGAQLHIQVSTVAGLAGAPEVYVFGSNGTLRFSGNKLYGGQNGDAELSEIDIPDTEAGGWRVEEEFVNAIRGNEVITHTDFDTGVKYMEFTEAVTRSMQSGTAITLPLHV